The Opitutales bacterium region AACGCTTGGAGCTCTCTCAGTTTCTTCACTGGAATCCAGGATGACTTGAAACTGAATCGTTGTCCCCGTCTCGGAGGAATCGATCACTTCGATCTCACCCTGCATGAGTTCACATAGTTGTGAGCAGAGAGCCAGTCCCAGTCCTGTTCCACCCATGCGCTGGTCTTTTGTTGGGCTCGCTTGTTTAAACGGCTTAAATAGGTGTTGAAGCCGTGAAGCAGGGATGCCACATCCTGAATCTTTAACGCGGCAAATGAGCTGACCCTTTGAGTCGGAGGCATCGAGCCAGTCGATATCAACGTCGATGTTCCCACTGGGCGGGGTGAATTTGACTGCGTTGTCGAGTAGGTTCTTCAGGACCTGGATCAAGCGCAGGCGGTCGCCTCTGATGAAATCAGGTGCGCTTCGTGGCAGGTGCGTATTGAGAGCGATCTGTTTTTCGTGGATGCGTTCGTCGAGTAGGGACAGGCAATCGTTGAGCCAGTCTTCTAGAGTGAACTGCTCGGAAGATAAAGCGATGGTACCCTGGTCAGCTTTTGCAAAGTCGAGTAAGTCGTTCGACAGATCGAGGATAGTCTGCGCGTTACGTGCCACGAAGGCGGTATATTCGCTTTGTTCTTCGTTGAGCGCGGTTTCGCTCAACAGCTGGGTAAATCCGAGAATGTTTTGGAGGGGTGAGCGGATCTCGTGGCTTACCATTCCTAGAAAAACCAGCTTTTGGTCGGATACGGTTTCGGCATCAATCTTAGCTTTAAGGTAGGCGCGCTGGATGTCCTCTCGGGTGTGTCGTTGGCGAAAGTGCTCAAACGCCTTGTTGATGGCATGGCGAAAGCGGACCGGTTCAGCGGCAGAGATATTCAGCACGTCGCATGCGCCGGCTCGTAGCAGTTGGGTGGTCAAGGCATCATCAAATGAGTCGACACAAATGATAACCGGTAGATTCCTAAAGTGTAGGATCGTACTCAGGGTCTCTGAGAGGAATAAGCGTTGTCCAGACTGGAAATTTATGAGGACGATGGCCGGTGGATCGTCATCCATTTCCTGATCCGTAGTCTGAAAAAATCCTAAACATTCAAACGCAAGATTGCGCTCTAAGGTAACGCCATCAGGTGCTGTATAGGAAACGGTGATGCGGCGCTGGATCTCATCGAGCGCCTCCGAATCGTTTCCAATGACGAGAACTTTCATAGGGTTTTAATTTGAAAACCCCTGACGGGTTAGGAAGATTTTAAGGAGTTTCCAGTGAATTATTGAATCTGTCCGCGGCTTTACATAATTGATACAAGTTCACCAGATGAAGGATTCGCACTCTCAACAGGCTAACGTTCCTGAGGCACGCTTTTTGGGCAAGGCTAGCCCGGAGATTCACCACTATGATGCTGGGTTGCTCGTGCAGATTCCGCGATCTTCTAATCGTGATGCATCTGGCATCGATGCGGACGCCCTCGGTTTCGTTGGCTGGGATATTTGGACCGCTTGGGAGGTCTCTTTTCTTTTAGAAAGTGGATTGCCTCTTGTCGGAGTGATCCAGTTTTGGGTCGATCAGAATTCACGCTGCATCATCGAATCGAAATCTGTGAAATTATACCTATCTAGTTTCAACGAAACGGTGATGGGAACTGCTGTCGATAGCGCCCGAGCAACCTTTTTAGACCGTGTAAGTAAGGATCTCTCGGCGGTGGCTGAGGCAGAGGTTAAAGTTCGATGGGTCGATACTTGGGGGACGGGTTCAGACCTTTATGAGGCTCCCCTTCTCGAAGAACGCTTTGGGGACACCGGACCCTTTCCAAATGAGTTGAGTTGCGTGGGCGCGGAAGATTTGAGTTGGGTGACTGCGCGTTCTGCTTTGTTGCGGTCGCAGTGCCGGATCACGAGGCAGCCGGACTGGGGAGATGTATTTGTTGCGTATCGTGGGAAGACTGTCCCAGACGGACGTTCTTTACTGGGGTATATTCTGAGTATGCGTCTTGAGGAACACTTTCATGAGGAGATCGTCGAACAAATGTATCGAGATCTTTGGCAGGCATGTGACCTTAAAAACCTGTTAGTATATGCGCAGTATACGCGGCGGGGCGGTGTCGACATCAATCCCATGAGGGCCAGTAGCGCGGAGGCGATAGAGCGGTGGTGGGGGTCTGGGTTCTCGCCATTCCAACCGATGTTTAGGCAGTGATTAAGCCTGACGAAGACGGCCGGGATCGTATCTACGATGTGCCTCAGGATGAGGTGCGTCCGTTTGTTTTCGATTCCCAGGTAGCATCTGTGTTCGACGACATGATTCGCCGCTCTGTTCCGGGTTATGGACTGACTTTGCAGTTGATCTCGTCTATTGCTTCCAGATTGAAACATCCTGTGCGCGTCTATGACCTGGGTTGTAGCTTGGGTGCGGGGATGGCGTCTGCAGATCGGGGTATGGCAGGATCCGGTGTGGAAATCGTGGGTATCGATACTTCAGATTCGATGTTGTCGCGGGCTAACGAGCATTTGAGCGCCTGTGGTATGGCACATCCGTTTCAGTTAATCAGGGCCGATGTATGCGATTATACTCTACTCCAGCACAACCTGTGTCTTCTCAATTTTACGCTTCAGTTTGTAGATCCCACACAGCGTGGTGAGCTGATTCGAAAAATTCACGACGCATTACTTCCAGGTGGCTACCTGATTCTTTCCGAGAAGATCGAGTTTGAAACGGTTGAAGAGCAAGAGCTTCAAACCGACTGGCACCACGCATTCAAGAGCCTGAATGGTTATTCAGATTTGGAGATCAGCCAGAAGCGTACTTCTCTTGAGAATCGGCTTGTTCCTGAGACGCGCGCCGCGCATGTCCATCGTTTGAGATCAGCTGGGTTCTCTCAAGTAGTTCCCTGGTTTCAAGCTTTCAATTTCGTTTCATTTGTGGCGGTAAGATGAAGCTGGGAGCCGAGTTCTTTGCTGATTGGTTGGCATCTGGGGCGGCTCCAGATTGGGTCGAATCTTTGGGGCAGTCAGTGGCCCACGCTTGGTCCCATGCGAGCCACGGAGACGAGCCCAGGTGGATGGAGGCCTTAGAGAAACTGCCAGTTTGGCCCGAAGCACGTATTTGTCTTGGAGCACCGATCGTGGGTGTCAGTCCGAAGGAACCATTGAGTGTTGCAGAGAAAGAGGCTCTGAAAGAAGCGTTGATGCAATTGCATCCCTGGCGGAAGGGACCTTTTGATCTAGGCGGTGTAACCATCGATACAGAGTGGCGTTCGGACTGGAAATGGGATCGAATTTATCCGTCGATCGGCTCATTAGACCGAGCGCATGTCCTCGATATCGGATGTGGTAGCGGATATCACTTATGGAGGATGTTACAGGCGGGTGCACAGCGCGTATTCGGTGTCGAACCGGTGCTTTTATATGCTCACCAATTTGCAGCATTGCAGCATTTTCTAGGATTCCGCGAACAGGCTACGGTGGCTCCGATGACGTTTGAGGCGAT contains the following coding sequences:
- a CDS encoding NADPH-dependent 7-cyano-7-deazaguanine reductase QueF yields the protein MKDSHSQQANVPEARFLGKASPEIHHYDAGLLVQIPRSSNRDASGIDADALGFVGWDIWTAWEVSFLLESGLPLVGVIQFWVDQNSRCIIESKSVKLYLSSFNETVMGTAVDSARATFLDRVSKDLSAVAEAEVKVRWVDTWGTGSDLYEAPLLEERFGDTGPFPNELSCVGAEDLSWVTARSALLRSQCRITRQPDWGDVFVAYRGKTVPDGRSLLGYILSMRLEEHFHEEIVEQMYRDLWQACDLKNLLVYAQYTRRGGVDINPMRASSAEAIERWWGSGFSPFQPMFRQ
- the cmoA gene encoding carboxy-S-adenosyl-L-methionine synthase CmoA, with translation MKPDEDGRDRIYDVPQDEVRPFVFDSQVASVFDDMIRRSVPGYGLTLQLISSIASRLKHPVRVYDLGCSLGAGMASADRGMAGSGVEIVGIDTSDSMLSRANEHLSACGMAHPFQLIRADVCDYTLLQHNLCLLNFTLQFVDPTQRGELIRKIHDALLPGGYLILSEKIEFETVEEQELQTDWHHAFKSLNGYSDLEISQKRTSLENRLVPETRAAHVHRLRSAGFSQVVPWFQAFNFVSFVAVR
- the cmoB gene encoding tRNA 5-methoxyuridine(34)/uridine 5-oxyacetic acid(34) synthase CmoB, which gives rise to MKLGAEFFADWLASGAAPDWVESLGQSVAHAWSHASHGDEPRWMEALEKLPVWPEARICLGAPIVGVSPKEPLSVAEKEALKEALMQLHPWRKGPFDLGGVTIDTEWRSDWKWDRIYPSIGSLDRAHVLDIGCGSGYHLWRMLQAGAQRVFGVEPVLLYAHQFAALQHFLGFREQATVAPMTFEAMPSTSSGWDVIFSMGVLYHRKDPIQHLSDIRSRLRKGGRLILETLVVEGDAQIVFVPAGRYAQMRNVWCLPSVEAMQLWLEKLRFEEIRLIDENQTSLEEQRSTEWMRFDSLESFLNPSDINLTIEGYPSPRRATWVAHRFKD